The following coding sequences lie in one Alloacidobacterium dinghuense genomic window:
- a CDS encoding ABC-F family ATP-binding cassette domain-containing protein, giving the protein MISVNNVSMRYGSKILFEDVTTTFTPGRRYGLTGPNGAGKSTFMKILTGELDAQKGSVVRPKKLGVLRQDQYAFDVYRVIDTVIMGNKSLWAAMEERDAIYSKAELSDEDGMRLGELEGIVGEEDGYTAESDAAILLQGLDIPDELHERKMSELQGGQKVRVLLAQALFGNPQALLLDEPTNYLDLDSIHWLQDFLSRFEGTLITISHDRHFLNSVSTHTADIDYQTIITYTGGYDDMVVAKTQVRSRLEAQNEQREKKIAQLNEFIARFSAGTRSSQVTSRKKEVERLQTNELARSNIQRPYIRFDQLRPSGKHTLEFEGIRKTYGDQVVIDGFAGSIMRGEKICLIGRNGQGKTTMLKSLLASDPDLAEQDFDLDAGNVKWGHEAQIGYFPQDHAGVIEHGKTVNEWLHQFDQKATTEDIRGILGQMLFRGEEGLKPTEALSGGEAARLLFCKLMLQKPNILIFDEPTNHLDLESINALNIALQRYEGTVLLVTHDQDLIEEVGTRIWHFENGTIDDFKGPYEEYVAATAAAK; this is encoded by the coding sequence ATGATTTCAGTCAATAATGTAAGCATGCGGTACGGCTCGAAGATTCTGTTTGAAGACGTGACCACCACCTTCACACCGGGCCGTCGCTATGGTCTGACCGGGCCGAATGGCGCGGGCAAATCGACCTTCATGAAAATACTGACAGGCGAACTCGATGCCCAGAAAGGTTCGGTCGTTCGTCCGAAAAAGCTAGGCGTTCTGCGTCAGGATCAGTATGCCTTTGACGTCTATCGCGTGATCGACACCGTGATCATGGGCAACAAGTCGCTGTGGGCGGCGATGGAAGAGCGCGATGCCATCTATTCAAAGGCAGAGTTGAGTGATGAAGACGGCATGCGCCTTGGCGAGCTTGAAGGCATCGTCGGCGAAGAAGATGGATACACGGCGGAAAGCGATGCCGCGATTCTGCTGCAGGGTCTCGATATTCCCGATGAATTGCACGAGCGCAAGATGAGTGAACTGCAGGGCGGCCAGAAGGTGCGCGTATTGCTGGCGCAAGCACTGTTTGGCAATCCGCAGGCGCTGCTGCTGGACGAGCCTACGAACTACCTCGATCTTGACTCGATCCACTGGCTGCAGGATTTTCTCTCCCGCTTTGAAGGCACGCTGATCACGATTTCGCACGACCGGCATTTTCTGAACAGCGTTTCCACGCACACGGCGGACATCGACTACCAAACGATCATCACTTACACCGGTGGCTACGACGATATGGTGGTGGCGAAGACGCAGGTGCGTTCGCGCCTTGAGGCGCAGAATGAGCAGCGCGAGAAGAAGATCGCGCAGTTGAATGAATTTATCGCGCGATTCTCTGCAGGTACGCGTTCGAGCCAGGTGACGAGCCGTAAAAAAGAAGTCGAGCGGCTGCAGACGAATGAACTGGCGCGGTCAAATATTCAACGTCCGTACATTCGCTTCGATCAATTGCGGCCGTCGGGCAAGCACACGCTGGAGTTCGAGGGTATTCGCAAAACCTACGGCGATCAGGTTGTGATCGACGGCTTTGCCGGTTCGATTATGCGTGGCGAAAAGATCTGCCTGATCGGACGCAACGGTCAGGGTAAGACCACGATGCTCAAGTCCTTACTGGCGAGCGATCCTGATCTTGCGGAGCAGGATTTTGATCTCGACGCGGGCAATGTGAAGTGGGGACATGAAGCCCAGATCGGCTATTTCCCCCAGGACCACGCAGGCGTGATCGAGCATGGCAAGACGGTGAACGAGTGGCTGCACCAGTTCGATCAGAAGGCAACGACCGAAGACATTCGCGGCATTCTGGGACAGATGCTCTTCCGCGGCGAAGAAGGATTGAAGCCGACAGAAGCGCTCTCGGGCGGTGAAGCGGCACGCTTGCTCTTCTGCAAGCTGATGCTGCAGAAGCCGAATATTCTTATCTTCGACGAGCCGACGAACCACCTCGATCTTGAATCGATCAATGCATTGAATATTGCGCTGCAGCGTTACGAAGGCACCGTGCTCCTCGTCACGCACGATCAGGATTTGATCGAAGAAGTTGGAACGCGGATCTGGCATTTTGAAAATGGAACGATTGACGACTTCAAGGGTCCGTACGAGGAATACGTTGCGGCGACGGCTGCGGCGAAGTAA
- the bufB gene encoding MNIO family bufferin maturase translates to MPANRFNGFTEYGVGIGLRIPHYRHILNKKPVVDWFEIISENYMVDGGRPLEVLDQILEQYNVVQHGVSMYFGSVTDPDPEHLKRLKRLVKRTKTPWLSDHLCWGSVDGRYTHDLLPMPYTWEAVKVTAERIKKVQDFLEIPVVVENVSSYAEYHVSEMTEWEFLNEVVERADCGILLDVNNIYVSSQNHSFDPITYVNAVPAERIAQIHIAGHSKFEKYILDTHDHPVLEPVWQLYARTIERAGPTATLLEWDDNIPSFEEVHAEALKAKKFLITATKAAAPELAEAAR, encoded by the coding sequence GTGCCTGCGAATCGCTTTAACGGGTTTACCGAATACGGTGTCGGGATTGGATTACGCATTCCGCACTACCGGCACATTCTGAATAAGAAGCCGGTGGTGGATTGGTTCGAGATTATTTCCGAGAACTACATGGTCGATGGCGGGCGACCACTCGAAGTGCTCGATCAGATTCTCGAACAGTACAACGTGGTGCAGCACGGCGTGTCGATGTATTTTGGCTCGGTCACCGATCCGGATCCGGAGCATCTGAAGCGACTGAAGCGGCTGGTGAAGCGCACGAAGACGCCATGGCTAAGCGACCATCTTTGCTGGGGATCTGTGGATGGGCGCTACACGCACGATCTGCTGCCCATGCCGTACACGTGGGAAGCGGTGAAGGTTACTGCAGAGCGCATTAAGAAGGTCCAGGATTTCCTTGAGATTCCTGTTGTCGTCGAGAATGTTTCGAGCTACGCCGAATATCATGTCTCCGAGATGACGGAGTGGGAATTTCTGAACGAGGTGGTTGAGCGGGCGGACTGCGGCATTCTGCTCGATGTGAATAACATCTACGTTTCGTCGCAGAATCACAGCTTTGATCCGATCACCTACGTCAATGCTGTTCCCGCTGAGCGCATTGCGCAGATTCACATCGCGGGACATTCGAAGTTTGAGAAGTACATTCTGGATACGCATGACCATCCGGTGCTGGAACCAGTCTGGCAACTTTATGCGCGAACTATTGAGCGCGCCGGGCCGACGGCCACGTTGCTTGAGTGGGATGACAACATTCCCTCCTTCGAAGAAGTCCACG
- a CDS encoding ABC-F family ATP-binding cassette domain-containing protein — translation MLILNAQAISKAFGATSLFHDISFTVDEGDRIGLIGPNGSGKSTLLRILAGEIESDSGEVAARKLTRLSYVSQDSEFPSGVTVRSIIEAALKRAGVPEPEWEARLREILGRAGFYDFGTEAVTFSGGWRKRLAIAEALVQKPDVLLLDEPTNHLDLAGIEWLEGVLASAPFACVVISHDRYFLENVATQMAELNRAYPGGLLRVNGNYSQFLETKQEFLAAQSRRQEALENRVRIEKEWLRRGPKARTTKSKARIDRANELIGELADLGSRLQTRSAGIDFNATDRQTKRLVALEDIQYTAGEKQLFHGLNFAITAGMRVGLVGPNGSGKTTLLRLLSGEIAPDAGSIQRATALRVVYFEQNRQMDESLTLRRALAPEGDSVVYQDRVIHVASWAARFLFTGEQLNQPVSRLSGGERARVLIANLMLQPADLLLLDEPTNDLDIATLEILEESLLEYPGALVLVTHDRYMLDRISNVVLGLDGMGSAERFADYLQWESWLAERRQPKPQAERQISKPTSTASKKKLSYLEAREWADIEDRIAAAEKTLQQKQALLENPVIAVDALRLQETLAEVEQARTTVDGLYARWAELEAKQS, via the coding sequence GTGCTCATACTGAACGCACAAGCAATCTCGAAGGCTTTCGGCGCGACATCCCTTTTCCACGATATTTCTTTCACTGTTGATGAAGGCGACCGCATTGGATTGATCGGCCCAAATGGCTCCGGCAAATCGACTCTCCTCAGGATCCTCGCCGGAGAAATAGAGTCGGACTCTGGCGAAGTAGCAGCGCGCAAACTGACACGGCTTAGTTATGTTTCCCAGGACTCCGAGTTTCCGAGTGGCGTTACTGTCCGATCTATCATCGAGGCTGCGCTGAAGCGTGCTGGTGTTCCCGAGCCAGAGTGGGAAGCACGGTTGCGGGAAATACTTGGCCGCGCAGGATTTTATGATTTCGGAACTGAGGCGGTTACATTTTCAGGAGGCTGGCGGAAGCGGCTGGCGATCGCTGAAGCGCTGGTTCAGAAACCAGATGTACTGCTGCTTGATGAACCAACAAATCACCTGGATCTTGCCGGGATTGAATGGCTCGAAGGTGTGCTGGCGTCAGCGCCGTTTGCCTGCGTTGTGATCAGCCATGATCGGTATTTCCTGGAGAACGTTGCCACGCAGATGGCGGAGCTGAATCGCGCGTATCCCGGTGGGCTTCTGCGCGTGAATGGAAACTATAGTCAATTTCTGGAGACGAAGCAGGAGTTTCTTGCGGCGCAGTCGCGTCGGCAGGAGGCGCTTGAGAATCGCGTTCGTATCGAAAAGGAATGGCTGCGGCGCGGCCCGAAAGCTCGTACAACGAAGTCGAAAGCGCGCATTGACCGCGCGAACGAATTGATTGGCGAGCTCGCCGATCTCGGCAGCCGTTTGCAGACCCGCTCTGCGGGGATCGATTTCAACGCGACGGACCGCCAGACGAAGCGGTTGGTTGCTCTTGAAGATATCCAATATACAGCCGGCGAAAAGCAGCTCTTCCATGGCCTTAATTTCGCGATCACTGCCGGCATGCGCGTCGGACTGGTTGGCCCGAACGGCAGTGGAAAGACCACCCTGCTGCGACTGCTCAGCGGCGAGATCGCACCCGACGCGGGATCGATTCAACGAGCAACGGCATTGAGGGTTGTTTACTTCGAGCAGAACCGGCAGATGGATGAATCGCTGACACTGCGCCGTGCGCTTGCTCCGGAGGGCGATTCGGTTGTTTATCAGGACCGCGTGATTCACGTTGCGTCGTGGGCCGCGCGATTTCTCTTTACCGGCGAACAGCTGAATCAACCGGTGTCGCGACTTTCGGGTGGCGAACGGGCGCGCGTGCTGATCGCGAATCTCATGCTGCAGCCTGCGGATCTTTTATTGCTTGACGAGCCGACAAATGATCTCGATATCGCCACGCTTGAGATATTGGAAGAGAGCCTGCTTGAGTATCCGGGCGCGCTCGTTTTGGTGACACACGACCGCTACATGCTCGACCGTATTTCGAATGTAGTACTGGGACTGGACGGTATGGGCAGCGCTGAGCGCTTCGCGGATTATCTGCAATGGGAGTCGTGGCTGGCTGAGCGCAGACAGCCAAAACCACAAGCGGAACGGCAAATCTCGAAACCTACTTCGACAGCATCAAAAAAGAAGCTCTCATACCTGGAGGCGCGGGAGTGGGCGGACATCGAAGATCGGATCGCCGCAGCCGAAAAAACGCTGCAACAGAAGCAGGCCCTGCTGGAAAATCCGGTGATTGCGGTAGACGCGCTCCGGTTGCAGGAGACCCTTGCTGAAGTCGAACAGGCGCGAACCACCGTGGATGGTCTCTACGCCCGCTGGGCGGAGTTGGAAGCGAAACAGAGCTAG
- a CDS encoding DUF6526 family protein, which yields MSENSVQSYTNYKRRHAPFHFFLIPILITNLILAIVYLVRHPDLAVAWMVLLSIAILVLAFLTRINPIKVQDRLIRLEERMRLAALLPEPLRLRIPELTEHQLVALRFASDAEIPRLVEETLRDNLKPMDIKKKIQNWRPDYFRV from the coding sequence ATGAGTGAGAACAGTGTCCAGAGCTACACAAATTACAAGCGCAGGCACGCTCCCTTTCACTTCTTTCTAATCCCGATACTGATTACGAACTTGATTCTGGCCATCGTGTATCTCGTAAGACATCCCGATCTGGCGGTCGCATGGATGGTTCTTCTCTCCATCGCAATCCTCGTGCTGGCATTCCTCACGCGCATCAATCCGATTAAGGTGCAGGATAGGCTCATTCGTCTGGAAGAGCGGATGCGCCTCGCGGCGCTGCTTCCAGAGCCGCTGCGATTGCGTATTCCTGAACTGACAGAACATCAACTCGTCGCGCTAAGATTCGCATCCGACGCAGAAATCCCTCGACTCGTCGAAGAAACACTAAGAGACAATTTGAAGCCAATGGATATTAAGAAGAAGATTCAGAACTGGCGGCCTGACTACTTCCGCGTGTGA